DNA from Bradyrhizobium diazoefficiens USDA 110:
TGGCATCGATGGCTTGCGCGGGGCTCTCAGCTATGCGGTCGCACGGGCGGTGGAGGGTAGCGCGGACATCAATCACGATGGGAAGGTGACGCTCAAGGAGCTCTTCAGCAATGTTCGACAGGTGGTCTATCAGCTCTCGGACCAGCGCCAGAACATCGTGACCATATCATCGCCGCCTCAGACGCCGGATACCGACATCGCCTTCGAATTGACGCGCGGTGTCGTGCTGATTCAGGGGCCGGCCGCGAGAGCGGCCTCCGGCCCGGCCGGATCCGGGGCGCCCGTCGAGGGACAAGCGCCCGCGCCGCCGGCTGTCACGGCCAAGGCACCAAACATTCCCACCCTTGCCGCGGCGGCGACCAAGGAACTTCCGACCGGCGACGCGCCGGCCCCCCTCCGTCTCGCTGCGCCAATCCGGCTGGCGGCGCTCGACGGCAAGACGAACTATTTTGCGAGCGTGGCGCCAAAGGATGTTCCCGTGCAGGCTGTTCAACCGACGGACAATCCCGACCTGATCTGGGATCCCGTGTCGCACGACGTGATCGCGTGGGGCGACGTAGTCGCCTACGGGATCGACGTTGCCAGCCTGCCGACGGTCGTTGACCGGACAGCGGCAATTCGTGAACTGAAGCGCATTGCGACCCGGTCGCCGCAGATCATGCGCATCTGGCCGGACGATCGCCAACAGCGTGCTGGCCAGACTGTCGAAGTTGATCTGTCTGATGTGGGGTCAAGAGCGGTGTTGCTGTTCAATGTGTCTGGCGATGGCACCATCCAATTGTTGTATCCGGTGGGTTCCGATGCGGCACTGGCCCGATCGGCGAGTTTGCGCCTACCGCTCAGGGTCGGCGAGCCGTTCGGCGCGGAACAGATCGTTGCAGTGACCTCGCAGCAACGCATGGTCGATCTTGAGACAGTCCTGATGCAGCTCAACCGGCGCCGCGCTTCGGGGCAGGTGATCAAGAGCCTCGAGCGGTACTTGCCTGCGGACGCGCGGATCGCCTCGGTCGGCTTCTTCAGTGCTCCCTGACTTTTAGGGAGAGCAGGCCATGCCGTCATCGCAGCCGATCCGCCGGGAGCGACCATGGCTCGCATTCCTGCTGCTGCTGGCGGGTAGCGGAGCTTCGTCCGCAGCACCGTTGCCGTCGGCATCGCTGAATGTCGGCACGACGTATGCACCCTGGCTTTGGCCCGTACAAGCGGCGCGCAGGCAGGCCAATACCGCGAGTGTGTCCCTTCAGATCCTGCCGGGTCAGACCGTCAACCTCGGCGGCAAGGTCACGTTCGGCGTCACCGCGAGGAAGCCGGGATATCTCATTCTCGTCGACGTCGACGCGGAAGGGCGAATGTCCCAGATCTTTCCGACTCCCGAGCTATTGGCGCAGTCGGACGGACGCGACATCAATCTCGTCAAGCCCGGCGTCGAATTTGTCGTTCCAACCCCGGCGGCTCGGCAGCGTGGTTTTGAATATGTCGTCTCACCGCCGACTGGGTCAGCAGTGATGATCGCCATCCTGAGCGAGCGGCGGGTGCAGTTGCTCGATTTGCCGGACTTGCCGCGCAAGCTACAAGATCAGGCCGAGGCGTTGAGCTATCTAACGGCCTGGACCAGTGAGCTGCGCGTGCCGGACAACGGCAGCGGAAAGCTGGTGACGAATAATTGGTCGTTCGACGTCAAATCCTATTCCATCAAGTGAGCCCGGCAAGGCCAAGGCCTGTGAAGGCTAAAGCTTGCTCAGCCGACTGAAGAAGCCACCCCGGGCGATCATGTAATGAATGTCCTTTGGAAAGGGAAAAGCGCTGCGAACGTTGGAAATCGCGCCCTGAAGGAATTCCCCGTGCTGTGGCGCCGGCTTGTGGTGCAGAGGCGGCTGGTCAGCGACTTGCGGTATCATGAAGCGATCCACGTAAGCCGGGTCCAGGTCGTTGACCCTGACCATCTGGCCAAATGCCGGGAACAGGTCGTAATGACCGACCCTTACGCTAAGGTTCTTGAGAGCAGGGCGTTGTGGCTGCGCTTGATTGCCATCGGCCGTCGCCAGCCCGCGCCCGATCAGGTCCAGCTTCACCGATTGCGGGAGAGTTGATGGACCATACACGATCTCGAGCGCGCGGCCGCTCTGTCCAGACAACCACTGATACCAGAAGGTCGCATCGTCGGGCCGCGCATTGGCGCCGTAGAGGCAGTCAAATCCCCAACAGGCCGTCAGCTTGCCCTGATACTTTCCAAGGTTCCCGACGAGATTGCGCATGCCGTTACCGCCGCCGGAGTGGCATGCGATGATGAGCTTGCCGATCTGGAGCTGAGGAATGGACGTCGAGGAGAGACCCAGGAACCTGGCAAGAGCTCCAAGGACCTCCTCGAGATAGCGTTCGCCCCAGCTCGCGGTTGCCAGGTCAGACACGTTGTAGTTTCCGGCAAAGGTGTCGCCAACGGCATATTCGTAGCCCAGGAACGGCGCGATAAGCACCACGTCCTTGCCGGAATCCCGGACCTGTTCGCGCAGCCGCGCTGGATCGTTGTGGAATAGGAATTCATGGTTTTTGACATAGAAGCCGTGAAGCCAGATCACGACATCGAACTTGGTGGCAGCTGTTGGGTGCTTTGGCGGAAGATAAACCGCCGTCGGCTTCATGCCGGGTGCCTGCCGCTTCGTGAAGAGCGTCACCCCCGGAAAGGCGTTGGCGTCCTTTTGCTCAAGCTCACACGCAACCACACAGGTCGCTCCGCTTCGGCCAATCCAGGCAAGGACCTGGCTGACCTGGTGTTAAGCTCTGCTGCCCGTCACACATTCTCGACACCAAAATCCGCGCGGCCTCCTGGCCTTCCATGACGCCGTGGCAGCCTTGCGCGTTGCTAGCGGCAGGACTCGACATTACCTACGTTGCCCCCGGGGCCGCCCCCGCCGCGGTATTCGAGGTGGCAGCCGCGACTGACCTGACGGCACAGAGATTGATCACAAACGATCTGACCACTGCCGCCGCCGCTGTTCTTCACAGTTGCTTGCCGCCGCGGAACGTCGGCTGTTGGCTCCGGTCTCTCGCGGGCCGGACGATCCGCACGTGACGGACGCTCGTCCGTGTTGCGCTTCGCAACCGGTTTCTTCCCGCGTCGCTTCTCGCATTCATTGTCGTCGTTGAGGAACGAACCCTCGGCACAGGTGATCCTACTGCACTGGTCGCCGTCGGGCCTGTAGCCGCGATCGCAGATCAGCGGGCAGACCCGCGATGGCCTAAGCTTGATCGCGTCAAGAGCATCCAGACTTGCAAGCTTGACGTCCAGTTTGGTGCCTGCGTGCCGGTTGAAGAGAGCCAACGAGCGCTGCGAGGCCGCATTCCATTGGCCATCGACGGGGCCGGCGAAGCAGCCGACGCGGCTCAATTCGCCTTGTACGGACTTGGCGATATCGGCTCTTGCGATATCGGTCTGGCGCGGCTCGTCACTCAGTGCCGCAAGCTTGGGCGTCTTGCTGTACTCACCGGGCGCAGCGGCCGTAGGGTTATCCGCGACGGTACTCTCAACGGCCGGCTTATTCCCGGAGAGTGCAGCGACGATTGTAGATTCGGATGCAGTCCGTTTCCGTTCCGCCTCGGTGGCCTGCTCCTGCGCCGCTTGCTTCGTCCTCTCGGCGGCAATCCGGGCCTCTTCCGCAGCCTTCAGATCCGCGGCCGCCTTCTCCTGTTCGGCACGCTGGGCGCCCTGGGACATCAGGCGAGCTTGTTGCTGCTCGGCCTGCTGCGCTTTCGCCGTCGCCGCGACGCGTGCGTCCTCGGCCTCGAGCTGATTAAGCTGCAGCTTGGCCAGATTTGAGTAGTATCCGTCTGGATGCTGGGTCAGGAACGCGTTCAGAGCGGGCTTGTTGCGGAGCTGCAAGGCCAATTCGTAATCGCGACGAATTTCCGACTGGGGGTTGGCTGCTTGTATCGGCTCCTCGGCCTTGGCAGCCGGAACCAGTGCAACGTCTTCGCCGCCCAGCGAGCCGTAGACATAGGGCTCCTGTCGGTTGCCCGTGGCTTGCAAGACATCGTCGCGGACGAAGCCGAAAGCCCTGCGCAAGTCGAGCCCCGGCTTTGCAATATACTTCACGAGAGCCGTCGCGTACGGACTATTCTTGCTGTTGCCATCGAGTGCGGTTAGTCCGGCTTTCGCCGCAAACGCGATCAGTGTGTTGGAGACGGCGGGTTCGACCCTGGCCAGCCCGCGGCTGATTGATCGCGAGGCAACTGTACGCTTCATTGAGTCGGCAAACGGATTGTTGCGGCACGCGTCGACGATCACAACGCGCAGCTGCCTCGCAGGCTCGATCGCCAGCAGGACACGGTCGAGCGAGAATGCTTCGTCATAGATATCCGTGTCACGCTCGAGTCTGGCGTCTGTCGGGATCAGATAGTTCGTCCCGTCGATCTCGATACCGTGGCCAGCATAGTACACCAAGGCAATGTCGGCATTGCGGGCCTGATCGGCGAATTCTCTCAGGGCCCGCCGCATGTCGGTCGCGGCGAGGTTGAGCCTTGAGTCAACCACATCGAAACCTGCGCCCTTCAAGGTCGCGGCGATGGCCGCAGCGTCATTGGCCGGGTTTGGAAGCAGTGGGGCGTTTTGATAGCTGGAATTGCCGACCACCAAAGCCACGCGCTTTGTCGCCCAGGCTGGCTGAGAGGCCAGGAACAGCGAAGCGGCGAGAAGAAGACAAACCCTGAGGTGCCTGTACAATCTCATGGCGAACACCCAACCTATGCCCGTAGAATGGTGACGTCGCGAGGACGGCCGCGTAAGAAATAATTCCTGAATTCGTACGCTACTGGCGGCTGCCTGTCTGCATACAGTACCGATCTCGAGCCCGATCCATTCCTATGTGTTGTTTTGAAATGCGGAGGCGTTCAAAAGGTGCGGAGGATTATTGCGGCCGGGCGTTGTGCGCCGATTCATGTGGATGATGGGCGCCCGCCAATGTTGTGCTGTCGTGCGACCTCGGTATAAGATGTTGATGTAAAACAGTTATTACATTCTTGCTGGCCTGCACGCGGCAGCGCACCAGAAGGCTCTGACGTGGTTCAAACGAAAGTTCCGCTGACGGCGATCGAGCGGACGTGAAGTCCAAGGACGGGCTCGCGGATCGACCGTCTCGGTCGCAGCTTGCAATCAGGTCAACAGCGCGGAGCAAGGCCGTCAGTTCGGCTTCGGGCAGTGATGGACTTTGCGAAGAATTCGACTCGTCCATCGAGCTATGGCTTGGCGACCACGAAGCCGTAGAAGTTCTCCAGGAGCTGATCCTCCGTGAGAGAGGACGTTCTTGTGGCCTTTGTACTCTTCATCTCCCCAAATGAAGACCGTCATTTTCAAGTTCCCGAGCGCAGCACGATCCAATGACGAGCTTGAGCCACATCGAGCCCGACGTCGCCTGATCCGACGCGTCGAGCAGACTGGGCGTCGATAAGCAAACAGACGCGGTAGCCCGCGGCAAATAGCCGGCTCGCCCTATCTATACTGCCGGTGCCCGACGGCCAAGAAGGCGCTCGACGTGGTCAATACGATCTGGTCAAAGGCCAAGATCGCGTTCGTGATCAGCGATTGCTTGATGGAGAAGCCGCTCGACATGGCAAAGAGCGCACGCAGCAATGATCAGCGATTGCTGGGTGTTCTTACCTCTCGGCACGATCCGGACAATGCCATCCACATCTACCTCGTCAATTCGATCGAAAATCTGTCCGCTGGCGGAGGCTCATACCCCAATAGCGAACCCGAGCCGGCAAGCTTCGTCCAGTGGTATGGCAATGACCACGCCAATGGACGCGCCTGGGCTCACGAGCTTGGTCATCTGATGAGCCTTGATCACGTCGAGATCGATTATTCCAATGAGAAGCAGGCGGCGCAGCGCGTCAAGAACCTCATGACGATAGGATTGAGCGCCGGCTCCGACTTGACTGGCCAGCAGATCGATGCAGCCAAGGGCTCAAAGCTGGTCAAGCGATTTGGTGGATAAGTCGTTGGCCGACCGCAGAAGTCGTCGCCTCCGTCGTCCTGCAGGTCGCGCGTCCGCGCGAAACGGTCCGAACGTCCTCTGCGCGAGGCGGTCTCCACTGAATTCAGCCAAACGATCACATTGTGGCAATCGACGCAGTCGTGTGCTCCCGGCCCGACGTCGAGGCGGCAAGTTCCATCGCGCCGGGCCTCGTAGGCGGAGCCCTTGGCGAGCCCCTTGTCGGAAATCGAAAAGCAACTGAATGACTGCGTTTCGCGCATGGCAGCGACAGCCTTAGTGAGAGTAGATCGAGCAGACGACGCCAGGTTCCTGTTCGCGAGAACCTCGTCGCTCCAGCCCAGACGTTTAGCGCGAGAGTCCATGATTGCGATCACAGAACCGGTGACCACTTCGCCTGCTTTGCGCAAAGCCATCCGCAATTGACACGCAATGCCAAATCACCAACGAGCACACCAAGTGCTTCCGCGATATTGCGCTGCGGCTGCTGGGCGACGCCTACCGTTTCGCTTTGTTTTTGATGGGGATCAGGCAGACGCAGAGCAAGCCGGCAAAAGTACTATCTAGATGCGCTGTCGCTTTGACAGCGGTCGGGTAGGGGCTTCGAGGTCTAGGGAAATTCCGCGAAGTCGTCGTGCTGTACGAGTTCCACGGCCTGTCCTACCGCGACCCCTCCTAGGTCGTCACTGCTCCGATCGCGACAATGATGTCGCGTTGCACAGCGCACACTGCTTCGGCGCCAGATCGAAATGGGAAGAAGATCACAACCTTCGTTGTAGCTACCGATTTCATGAACTTCTCTTCTCTTGCCCGCACTAAAAACAAGGCGGTCCTGCGCCGTCCGGCCGATCGCCGACGAGTTGCTATCTGTTCACTGCAGGTCGAAGAGACATGTTTCACAAAACTGGTCCGGGCAGGGTTGACGTCGATCTGGATTTTTCAGGAGTGGGGGTTCTGCACGCGCGGCTCTGGAATTTCGATTTCGATGACTTTGCCGGCTACCAGTTTCGGGGCTTGAAGAAAGAGCATTCCGAATTTCTGAAGAACAAAGTGGTACCCCTACTCGAGGATGACGCCGGTCAGATCTGGATGACGGGCTCCGCGAGCCGGATCGGTGCGGCCGATTGGAATATGACGACGTCGGCCAACCGCGTGATTACAGTCGCGCGGTCTCTGTCCGAGATGGGCATCCACCCGGAGCAAATGCAGACGCACGCCATCGGCAATACGCAGACGGCAAATCACAGGCTGGACGAAGACAGCGATAGATCAGTGGTCCTTTGGGTGCTCCCGAAGGTCTATTTCGAACCGATCATAAAGCCAGACTTGCCGCGACCCGTTCCGCCGAAGCCAAAAGTCAGTCGAAATTTCAAGATAGCCATGCT
Protein-coding regions in this window:
- a CDS encoding OmpA family protein, whose translation is MFHKTGPGRVDVDLDFSGVGVLHARLWNFDFDDFAGYQFRGLKKEHSEFLKNKVVPLLEDDAGQIWMTGSASRIGAADWNMTTSANRVITVARSLSEMGIHPEQMQTHAIGNTQTANHRLDEDSDRSVVLWVLPKVYFEPIIKPDLPRPVPPKPKVSRNFKIAMLLEVDGSISFAARAAIKRIVKGRAGAGIAFASALFSIWDTENNLKCTYVYAAVGLGFGLSLPKTGGRSGTLHGPWNSFTTEKPISCSQFGKSMRFTTIGIGDVSKNWILLETPKGVKDVYLSISTGTTIGGGASTYPAHLSAFIPLERPKPFGGP
- a CDS encoding caspase family protein, which codes for MRLYRHLRVCLLLAASLFLASQPAWATKRVALVVGNSSYQNAPLLPNPANDAAAIAATLKGAGFDVVDSRLNLAATDMRRALREFADQARNADIALVYYAGHGIEIDGTNYLIPTDARLERDTDIYDEAFSLDRVLLAIEPARQLRVVIVDACRNNPFADSMKRTVASRSISRGLARVEPAVSNTLIAFAAKAGLTALDGNSKNSPYATALVKYIAKPGLDLRRAFGFVRDDVLQATGNRQEPYVYGSLGGEDVALVPAAKAEEPIQAANPQSEIRRDYELALQLRNKPALNAFLTQHPDGYYSNLAKLQLNQLEAEDARVAATAKAQQAEQQQARLMSQGAQRAEQEKAAADLKAAEEARIAAERTKQAAQEQATEAERKRTASESTIVAALSGNKPAVESTVADNPTAAAPGEYSKTPKLAALSDEPRQTDIARADIAKSVQGELSRVGCFAGPVDGQWNAASQRSLALFNRHAGTKLDVKLASLDALDAIKLRPSRVCPLICDRGYRPDGDQCSRITCAEGSFLNDDNECEKRRGKKPVAKRNTDERPSRADRPARERPEPTADVPRRQATVKNSGGGSGQIVCDQSLCRQVSRGCHLEYRGGGGPGGNVGNVESCR
- a CDS encoding caspase family protein, encoding MSRWITMRMPRELDCGIKRLCATIGLAALIGLISPHAHATGGLSISNPDGAAVRALVIGIDDYQHVRKLKGAVADATDIVTSLKSMGVGDVVVLTNAQADRASILREISSLVERTKNNDLIFLSIAGHGTQEPERVKGSEPDGMENVFLLPGFETTPTGSIERVLGSEFNHFIRQFELRGAKVIFVADTCHGGGMVRDIDPRAAEMSFRQVPRYTLLVDELKPVSDSNDPKSELDLDHTAFLAAVDRYTKAPEVRIPGIDGLRGALSYAVARAVEGSADINHDGKVTLKELFSNVRQVVYQLSDQRQNIVTISSPPQTPDTDIAFELTRGVVLIQGPAARAASGPAGSGAPVEGQAPAPPAVTAKAPNIPTLAAAATKELPTGDAPAPLRLAAPIRLAALDGKTNYFASVAPKDVPVQAVQPTDNPDLIWDPVSHDVIAWGDVVAYGIDVASLPTVVDRTAAIRELKRIATRSPQIMRIWPDDRQQRAGQTVEVDLSDVGSRAVLLFNVSGDGTIQLLYPVGSDAALARSASLRLPLRVGEPFGAEQIVAVTSQQRMVDLETVLMQLNRRRASGQVIKSLERYLPADARIASVGFFSAP
- a CDS encoding DUF4384 domain-containing protein, giving the protein MPSASLNVGTTYAPWLWPVQAARRQANTASVSLQILPGQTVNLGGKVTFGVTARKPGYLILVDVDAEGRMSQIFPTPELLAQSDGRDINLVKPGVEFVVPTPAARQRGFEYVVSPPTGSAVMIAILSERRVQLLDLPDLPRKLQDQAEALSYLTAWTSELRVPDNGSGKLVTNNWSFDVKSYSIK